A genomic window from Promicromonospora sukumoe includes:
- the cysN gene encoding sulfate adenylyltransferase subunit CysN, giving the protein MTTTLPDAAEAHPEVASGDLLRFATAGSVDDGKSTLIGRLLFDSKSIFADQLESVEQVSKDRGNDYADLSLLTDGLRAEREQGITIDVAYRYFATPKRKFIIADTPGHIQYTRNMVTGASTADVALILVDARKGVVEQSRRHTFLATLLGVPHVVVCVNKMDLVDYDEQVFEKIRAEFTEFASRLRVPDLTFIPVSALAGDNVVTRSENMPWFDGSPLLSHLERLHVASDRNLVDVRFPVQYVIRPQQNDTRDYRGYAGTVASGVMKPGDRVLALPAGLETTIASIDTADGPVEEAYPPMSVTVRLADEIDISRGDMICRPNNAPTVTQDVDAQICWMDESASLVQGKKYAIKHTTRWARAMVKNINYRVDVNTLHRDEDATEIKLNEIARIRLRVTQPLFVDSYQANRQTGAFILVDEATNKTVAAGMIGGPAHQF; this is encoded by the coding sequence ATGACGACGACTCTTCCCGACGCCGCCGAGGCGCACCCCGAGGTCGCCAGCGGCGACCTGCTGCGGTTCGCCACGGCCGGCTCGGTCGACGACGGCAAGTCCACCCTGATCGGCCGGCTGCTGTTCGACAGCAAGTCGATCTTCGCCGACCAGCTTGAGTCGGTGGAGCAGGTCAGCAAGGACCGCGGCAACGACTACGCGGACCTGTCGCTCCTGACGGACGGGCTGCGCGCCGAGCGCGAGCAGGGCATCACCATCGACGTGGCCTACCGCTACTTCGCGACGCCCAAGCGCAAGTTCATCATCGCGGACACCCCCGGCCACATCCAGTACACGCGGAACATGGTCACGGGCGCCTCGACGGCGGACGTGGCCCTGATCCTCGTGGACGCCCGCAAGGGTGTCGTGGAGCAGTCGCGGCGCCACACGTTCCTGGCCACGCTGCTCGGCGTGCCGCACGTGGTGGTCTGCGTGAACAAGATGGACCTGGTGGACTACGACGAGCAGGTCTTCGAGAAGATCCGCGCGGAGTTCACCGAGTTCGCCTCCCGCCTCCGCGTGCCCGACCTGACCTTCATCCCGGTGTCCGCCCTCGCGGGCGACAACGTGGTGACGCGGTCGGAGAACATGCCCTGGTTCGACGGCTCGCCGCTGCTCAGCCACCTCGAGCGGCTGCACGTCGCCTCCGACCGCAACCTGGTCGACGTCCGGTTCCCCGTGCAGTACGTGATCCGGCCGCAGCAGAACGACACGCGCGACTACCGCGGCTACGCGGGCACGGTCGCGTCCGGCGTCATGAAGCCGGGCGACCGGGTGCTGGCCCTTCCGGCCGGCCTGGAGACCACGATCGCGTCCATCGACACGGCCGACGGCCCCGTCGAGGAGGCGTACCCGCCCATGTCGGTGACGGTGCGGCTGGCCGACGAGATCGACATCTCGCGCGGCGACATGATCTGCCGCCCGAACAACGCCCCCACGGTGACGCAGGACGTCGACGCGCAGATCTGCTGGATGGACGAGTCGGCCTCGCTGGTGCAGGGCAAGAAGTACGCGATCAAGCACACCACCCGGTGGGCACGCGCGATGGTGAAGAACATCAACTACCGCGTCGACGTGAACACGCTGCACCGCGACGAGGACGCCACCGAGATCAAGCTGAACGAGATCGCGCGCATCCGCCTGCGCGTGACCCAGCCGCTGTTCGTGGACTCCTACCAGGCGAACCGCCAGACGGGCGCGTTCATCCTGGTCGACGAAGCGACCAACAAGACCGTCGCCGCGGGCATGATCGGCGGGCCCGCGCACCAGTTCTGA
- the cysD gene encoding sulfate adenylyltransferase subunit CysD, which produces MKSHVLSQLRSLEAESIHIMREVVAEMQRPCLLFSGGKDSIVMLHLAVKAFAPARVPFPIMHVDTGLNFQTVLDCRDRWVERTGVQLVVASVQEGIDRGLVQEEPNGSRNRIQTPVLLEAAEKHGFDALFGGGRRDEEKARAKERVFSFRDDFGQWDPKNQRPEIWNLYNGRVHQGESIRVFPLSNWTELDIWSYIEAEDIDLPDLYLAKEREVVERSGMLYEVNGFTPLKDGETAEVRSTRYRTVGDANLTACVESAAVTLRDVVEEVAAVRLTERGATRGDDKVSEAAMEDRKKEGYF; this is translated from the coding sequence GTGAAGAGTCACGTCCTGAGCCAGCTGCGCAGCCTGGAGGCCGAGAGCATCCACATCATGCGCGAGGTGGTCGCCGAGATGCAGCGCCCCTGTCTGCTGTTCTCCGGCGGCAAGGACTCCATCGTCATGCTGCACCTGGCCGTCAAGGCGTTCGCCCCGGCGCGCGTCCCGTTCCCGATCATGCACGTCGACACCGGCCTGAACTTCCAGACCGTGCTCGACTGCCGGGACCGCTGGGTGGAGCGCACGGGCGTCCAGCTCGTCGTCGCCTCCGTCCAGGAGGGGATCGACCGCGGGCTCGTGCAGGAGGAGCCCAACGGCTCCCGCAACCGCATCCAGACGCCGGTGCTGCTGGAGGCCGCCGAGAAGCACGGCTTCGACGCCCTGTTCGGCGGCGGACGTCGCGACGAGGAGAAGGCCCGCGCCAAGGAGCGCGTGTTCTCCTTCCGCGACGACTTCGGCCAGTGGGACCCGAAGAACCAGCGCCCGGAGATCTGGAACCTCTACAACGGCCGCGTCCACCAGGGTGAGTCGATCCGCGTGTTCCCGCTGTCCAACTGGACCGAGCTGGACATCTGGTCCTACATCGAGGCCGAGGACATCGACCTGCCCGACCTCTACCTCGCCAAGGAGCGCGAGGTCGTGGAGCGCAGCGGCATGCTCTACGAGGTCAACGGCTTCACCCCGCTCAAGGACGGCGAGACCGCCGAGGTCCGGTCCACGCGCTACCGCACCGTGGGCGACGCGAACCTCACCGCGTGCGTCGAGTCCGCGGCGGTCACGCTCCGCGACGTCGTCGAGGAGGTGGCGGCGGTCCGGCTGACGGAGCGCGGCGCCACCCGCGGCGACGACAAGGTGAGCGAGGCCGCCATGGAGGATCGCAAGAAGGAAGGCTACTTCTGA
- a CDS encoding 3'(2'),5'-bisphosphate nucleotidase CysQ produces the protein MNAPPPTFLSASLDDDALAHALASGAAEVLLALRAEVDAAGGSFDAKELKDAGDAAAQEWLAAALASARPDDAVLSEEAKDDASRTGADRVWIIDPLDGTREFAERHADGPLAGQWRDDFAVHVALWERGAGLTSGAVALPARAQVLTTADGVVPDDDTAAVLAGDRPLRIAASRSRPPAFVAALAERDDVELVPMGSAGVKMMAVADATVDAYVHGGGQYEWDSAAPVAVARSRGLVCTRLDGSELEYNRENPWLPDLFVCPPALAPRLRELLDTVGVESVVGADSKEGA, from the coding sequence ATGAACGCGCCGCCCCCCACGTTCCTGTCGGCGTCGCTCGACGACGACGCCCTCGCCCACGCACTCGCCTCGGGAGCGGCGGAGGTGCTGCTCGCGCTCCGCGCCGAGGTCGACGCCGCCGGCGGCTCCTTCGACGCCAAGGAGCTGAAGGACGCGGGTGACGCCGCGGCCCAGGAGTGGCTCGCGGCGGCCCTGGCCTCCGCCCGGCCCGACGACGCGGTCCTCTCCGAGGAGGCCAAGGACGACGCGTCCCGCACCGGCGCGGACCGGGTGTGGATCATCGACCCGCTCGACGGCACCCGCGAGTTCGCGGAGCGGCACGCCGACGGGCCGCTCGCCGGGCAGTGGCGGGACGACTTCGCCGTCCACGTCGCGCTCTGGGAGCGGGGCGCCGGGCTCACGTCCGGCGCGGTCGCCCTGCCCGCGCGTGCGCAGGTCCTGACCACCGCGGACGGCGTCGTGCCCGACGACGACACCGCCGCCGTGCTGGCCGGGGACCGGCCGCTGCGGATCGCCGCGAGCCGCAGCCGTCCGCCCGCCTTCGTGGCGGCCCTGGCCGAGCGGGACGACGTCGAACTCGTGCCGATGGGCTCCGCCGGGGTCAAGATGATGGCAGTAGCCGACGCTACAGTTGACGCCTACGTCCACGGGGGTGGGCAGTACGAGTGGGACTCCGCGGCCCCCGTCGCCGTGGCCAGGTCCCGCGGACTCGTCTGCACCCGTCTCGACGGATCCGAGCTCGAGTACAACCGGGAGAACCCTTGGCTCCCTGACCTGTTCGTATGCCCCCCGGCACTCGCTCCGCGCCTGCGTGAGCTGCTCGACACCGTAGGTGTCGAGTCCGTGGTCGGGGCAGATAGCAAAGAAGGTGCTTGA
- a CDS encoding sulfite exporter TauE/SafE family protein, producing the protein MSIDLPLVLGGLVVGFIVGLTGMGGGALMTPMLIFVFRVDPLVAVSSDVVASLFMKPAGAIVHLRRGTVHLKLVLWLCIGSVPAAFSGALLIQALPFGDSLDAALKTVLGVALLIASGGLVVRAVLQMVRSRSALGEGPARPSAPEELVVRPVPTVILGAVAGLLVGMTSVGAGSVVIVVLLLLYPALKASQLVGTDLVQAVPLVAAASLGHLLYGDFSLGLTTSLLIGAIPGAWFGAHVSARAPGGIIRRALAILLLASALKLLGASLPVVLGAAGAALVVGNLVWFWVKRRFSAAPQQPVADSSPDPAESSTRT; encoded by the coding sequence ATGAGCATCGACCTTCCCCTGGTCCTCGGCGGCCTCGTCGTCGGGTTCATCGTGGGCCTGACCGGGATGGGCGGCGGCGCCCTCATGACGCCGATGCTGATCTTCGTGTTCCGCGTCGACCCGCTCGTCGCGGTCTCCAGCGACGTCGTCGCCAGCCTCTTCATGAAGCCCGCGGGCGCGATCGTCCACCTCCGTCGTGGCACGGTGCACCTCAAGCTCGTGCTGTGGCTGTGCATCGGCTCGGTGCCCGCCGCGTTCTCCGGAGCGCTGCTCATCCAGGCGCTGCCGTTCGGCGACTCGCTCGACGCCGCGCTCAAGACGGTGCTCGGCGTCGCCCTGCTCATCGCCTCCGGCGGGCTCGTGGTCCGCGCGGTGCTGCAGATGGTGCGCAGCCGCTCGGCGCTCGGCGAGGGGCCTGCCCGGCCCTCCGCGCCCGAGGAGCTCGTGGTGCGCCCCGTCCCCACCGTGATCCTCGGCGCCGTGGCCGGGCTCCTGGTCGGCATGACGTCGGTCGGCGCGGGCTCGGTGGTCATCGTCGTGCTCCTGCTGCTCTACCCGGCGCTCAAGGCGTCCCAGCTCGTCGGCACCGACCTGGTCCAGGCCGTGCCGCTCGTGGCAGCGGCGTCGCTGGGCCACCTGCTGTACGGCGACTTCTCGCTCGGGCTGACCACGTCCCTGCTCATCGGCGCCATCCCCGGCGCCTGGTTCGGCGCGCACGTGTCGGCGCGCGCGCCGGGCGGCATCATCCGCCGCGCCCTGGCCATCCTGCTGCTGGCCTCCGCGCTCAAGCTGCTCGGCGCGAGCCTGCCCGTCGTGCTGGGCGCGGCCGGCGCGGCGCTCGTCGTCGGCAACCTGGTGTGGTTCTGGGTCAAGCGCCGCTTCTCCGCCGCCCCACAGCAGCCCGTAGCAGACTCGAGTCCAGACCCCGCAGAATCGAGCACCCGCACATGA
- the cysC gene encoding adenylyl-sulfate kinase: MTDSPAHVLSDAELDLLELVLGGAVPPSALLAALPGLPSDVLLTDAENTPLARLTRTGADGVVLEPLKPLAAAIGPQWDAAVRRPAREVRTDLASGPDGNALGLLVTEVPTAEESGTAAALAAGSAAVLLLVPAARRAPEPGAVGAPGLVRATLALAGTLAERTGARVTTVVVPWSGPAGTDLHDVAASYGAVRVETLAAHRTPATAERVAALPHVRDEAVRALYPPASAAEVVRAASGGHRQGTVVFFTGLSGSGKSTVARALAAELEDDGLGTTLLDGDEVRHHLSKGLGFDRESRETNVERIGYVAALVAKHGGTAVAAPIAPFAAGRAKVRALAEEAGARFVLVHVSTPLEVCEARDRKGFYARARAGEIADFTGISSPYEEPDDAELVIDTSVVSVDAAVDAVRAHLRAAG, encoded by the coding sequence ATGACCGACTCCCCCGCCCACGTCCTGTCCGACGCCGAGCTGGACCTCCTGGAGCTGGTCCTCGGCGGCGCGGTGCCGCCGTCGGCCCTTCTCGCGGCGCTGCCGGGCCTCCCGTCCGACGTCCTGCTGACCGACGCCGAGAACACCCCGCTGGCCCGCCTCACGCGGACGGGCGCCGACGGCGTCGTGCTCGAACCGCTCAAGCCGCTCGCGGCGGCGATCGGCCCCCAGTGGGACGCCGCCGTCCGCCGTCCGGCCCGCGAGGTGCGCACGGACCTCGCGTCCGGGCCCGACGGGAACGCCCTCGGCCTGCTCGTCACCGAGGTGCCGACCGCCGAGGAGTCCGGCACGGCCGCGGCACTCGCCGCGGGGTCCGCCGCCGTGCTGCTGCTCGTTCCGGCCGCGCGCCGGGCCCCGGAGCCCGGCGCCGTGGGCGCCCCCGGGCTGGTGCGGGCGACCCTCGCCCTGGCCGGCACCCTGGCCGAGCGGACCGGGGCCCGGGTGACCACCGTCGTCGTGCCGTGGTCCGGGCCGGCCGGCACGGACCTGCACGACGTCGCGGCGTCGTACGGCGCCGTGCGCGTCGAGACGCTCGCCGCGCACCGCACGCCGGCCACGGCGGAACGGGTGGCCGCGCTGCCCCACGTGCGGGACGAGGCCGTGCGGGCGCTGTACCCGCCCGCGTCGGCCGCCGAGGTGGTGCGCGCCGCGAGCGGCGGCCACCGGCAGGGCACCGTCGTGTTCTTCACGGGCCTGTCGGGCTCCGGCAAGTCGACGGTGGCGCGCGCGCTGGCCGCCGAGCTGGAGGACGACGGCCTGGGCACGACCCTGCTCGACGGCGACGAGGTGCGCCACCACCTCTCGAAGGGCCTCGGCTTCGACCGCGAGTCCCGCGAGACCAACGTGGAGCGCATCGGGTACGTGGCCGCGCTCGTCGCCAAGCACGGCGGGACCGCCGTCGCCGCCCCGATCGCGCCGTTCGCGGCCGGCCGGGCGAAGGTACGGGCCCTGGCCGAGGAGGCCGGCGCCCGGTTCGTCCTGGTGCACGTCAGCACGCCGCTGGAGGTGTGCGAGGCGCGCGACCGCAAGGGCTTCTACGCCCGGGCCCGGGCCGGCGAGATCGCCGACTTCACGGGCATCTCCTCGCCCTACGAGGAGCCCGACGACGCCGAGCTCGTCATCGATACGTCAGTCGTGTCCGTCGACGCGGCAGTGGACGCGGTTCGCGCCCACCTCAGAGCGGCCGGGTGA